The Scyliorhinus canicula chromosome 5, sScyCan1.1, whole genome shotgun sequence genome window below encodes:
- the sec61g gene encoding protein transport protein Sec61 subunit gamma, which produces MDQVMQFVEPSRQFVKDSIRLVKRCTKPDRKEFQKIAMATAIGFAIMGFIGFFVKLIHIPINNIIVGG; this is translated from the exons ATGGATCAAGTAATGCAGTTTGTGGAGCCCAGTCGTCAGTTTGTAAAGGATTCAATCAGACTTGTGAAAAGATGTACAAAGCCTGACAGGAAAG AATTTCAGAAGATTGCCATGGCAACAGCAATTGGATTTGCCATTATGGGATTCATTGGTTTCTTTGTGAAACTCATCCACATCCCCATTAATAATATTATTGT TGGTGGTTAA